One bacterium genomic region harbors:
- a CDS encoding zf-HC2 domain-containing protein, whose translation MPKKSSKRTGDQHGAQVLRKKEIIKTDILNCSNAEGLFAFYLAGRTTDEETKLLRTHLRSCPTCREALARETRLTRVMRNALVPRSEPESMEFMWARVQAKLIERRSAKPKVWWRWIFAGAGAGLASAAALVAFIFLRTPIAPALALHEASYFKGMPAEPPAMVSDDAEAALSTELVSLSLGSPTPSARSASYANINGGGN comes from the coding sequence TTGCCAAAGAAGAGTAGTAAGCGCACTGGAGACCAACACGGCGCTCAGGTCTTAAGGAAGAAAGAGATAATTAAAACCGATATCCTGAACTGCAGCAATGCAGAGGGTCTTTTTGCTTTCTATCTCGCTGGCCGGACAACCGACGAGGAAACCAAATTGCTCCGCACCCATCTGCGCTCCTGCCCCACTTGCCGCGAGGCGTTAGCCAGAGAGACCCGGCTAACGAGGGTAATGCGCAATGCGCTGGTCCCGCGCTCGGAACCCGAAAGCATGGAGTTCATGTGGGCAAGGGTCCAGGCGAAGCTGATTGAAAGACGCTCCGCAAAACCAAAGGTATGGTGGAGATGGATCTTCGCCGGAGCAGGCGCAGGTCTTGCCTCGGCAGCCGCATTAGTGGCGTTCATTTTCCTGCGTACACCCATTGCGCCCGCGCTCGCTTTGCACGAAGCGTCTTACTTCAAGGGAATGCCAGCCGAACCTCCTGCAATGGTCTCAGACGATGCCGAAGCCGCGCTTTCAACCGAGCTTGTTTCTCTAAGTCTCGGCAGCCCCACACCTTCCGCGCGCAGCGCCTCGTACGCGAACATTAATGGAGGAGGAAACTGA
- a CDS encoding sigma-70 family RNA polymerase sigma factor, whose product MDVGLCGTELKKIRLDPLDRKFLNALFASTNNNASSSRNKKHSEPVIRSDAELVADIRRGSDDASREIVERYKRLLYSIAYGFLGDHSEADDVVQQVFVRFFENVERMRKADALKTYLARSATNESIDRLRRAKRRKTISLEDMGDEEAISLEDGRTPDEHRRRAELREQINWALSQLSERQKRVAVLSFVDELSYEEIARVLDCEEVTVRTHLHRARKRLQELLAPRLRDMEAGFAKEE is encoded by the coding sequence GTGGATGTCGGACTTTGCGGGACGGAGCTAAAAAAAATCCGTTTGGACCCCCTTGATAGAAAGTTTTTAAACGCCCTTTTTGCGTCAACGAATAATAACGCCTCTTCGTCTAGAAATAAGAAGCATTCTGAACCCGTAATACGCTCAGATGCGGAACTTGTCGCTGATATAAGGCGCGGCTCAGACGACGCAAGCCGCGAGATTGTTGAGCGTTACAAGCGTTTGCTGTACTCTATTGCCTATGGTTTTTTGGGCGACCATTCTGAAGCCGACGATGTGGTTCAGCAGGTTTTCGTAAGGTTCTTTGAAAATGTGGAGCGAATGCGGAAGGCGGATGCCTTAAAAACGTATCTTGCCCGAAGCGCAACTAACGAGTCCATAGACCGTTTACGCCGCGCGAAAAGGAGAAAAACCATCTCCCTGGAGGACATGGGCGATGAAGAGGCGATTTCCCTTGAAGACGGCCGGACGCCCGACGAACATCGAAGGCGCGCCGAGCTAAGGGAACAGATAAACTGGGCTCTCTCGCAGCTGTCCGAACGCCAGAAAAGGGTTGCCGTACTCTCCTTCGTGGATGAGTTAAGCTACGAAGAGATAGCGAGGGTGCTCGACTGCGAGGAAGTAACCGTCCGAACTCATCTCCACCGCGCGCGCAAACGTCTTCAGGAACTCCTAGCTCCACGATTACGCGATATGGAGGCAGGTTTTGCCAAAGAAGAGTAG